Below is a genomic region from Medicago truncatula cultivar Jemalong A17 chromosome 3, MtrunA17r5.0-ANR, whole genome shotgun sequence.
TTTAACTATCCTTCAATCACAGTGCCTAATCTAGGGAAACACTTCGTACAAGAAGTTACTCGTACAGTTACAAATGTTGGCTCACCTGGTACATATCGTGTGCAAGTCAACGAACCTCATGGGATTTTTGTATTGATTAAGCCAAGATCCTTAACATTTAATGAAGTTGGTGAAAAGAAAACATTCAAGATTATTTTTAAGGTAACAAAACCAACATCATCAGGTTATGTGTTTGGTCACTTGCTGTGGTCTGATGGTAGACACAAAGTTATGAGTCCTCTTGTAGTCAAGCATAACTAGAGAAACATCGATCCTCAAAACACAGTTTTTAATGTATATTGTGTGTAGCATAATAGATCGTCATATGATGCACATatattggtgttttttttttttataaacaaaagagATTATATTAAATCAACAAATCAGCGTTACACAGATAGGCCAAATCCTCAAGGATCTCTCGATCCATATTGAATTGCGCTTAATAAAAGTGTATTGGCTAATTCATGAGCTACCCTATTCCCTGATCGTAAACAAAAAAGTACAACTATAAAAACACCTCTTCATCTTCCTAATGCTTCTCACAAAACTCCCTGAATGCCTAAGTGAAAGTGAAATGTTCATCTTCCTATGCTTCTCACAAAACTCCCAAAAGGCCTAAGTGAAAGTGAAGTGGCGTTCTTGTTCTTTGCCATAACGGCCATAACGGCACGAGTTTTTCTTCATTCGAGATGTTAGAAGGTGCAGAATCAATAGGTGCCGGAGCTGCTACAAATGCTACAAATCCACCTttgatttttggaatttttatgtaaaaaaagatGATGATGGGAAGAAAAAAGAACTGAATCATTAtctgaaattaaattttaagatgcatagtgtaattttgcctaaaaaaattaacgaaCTCTCAAGTTATTCACacttttatatgttttatttgcACTCAAATTTctagtaaaaaacaaaacatgtctCAAATTTTATTAAGAGAATAGTTTTGATACTTTGTAAACCAATCAACATTTATATGActtttaaatgaatattttcaaaattaaatgtATTTAGTAATCCAATCATTGTGATTGTCACGTAAGATCAAAAATACTTACATTGTCGGTGCAAATTGAACACGTTTATTTAtaatactaatactaataatttacattaacctaaaacTTTTTTAACACATGCATATAAGTAACCTGCTCTATAGAGAGGTACTCACATCAATAACGAGAGTTGAATTCATGATCATGTGAGTGAGTCAACTATATCATTCcgtcattattataagcaaaaatcactattttaaatttattgattaaatgatatatataatctataataaaaaaaaaaaaacatatgtgtCATTAATATTATGAATCTAtaatgtaaatttttgtttataagtgaCGAACAACAAATCTATTTCGTGTGACACAAACATGCGAGGTGGAAGAAACAAACGTCAACCTTAATTAGAACTCTAGCATTTCGCGACAAAAATGGGAGATTATCACTTCATATACAAGGATTTAGAAGGTTTCCACAACTCAATGGGACGATATTCAAACCAAACTCGGCAATCTTCCTCCTAAACCACCCGCTTTCAAACCACCACCTTTCTCCCCTGCCATTGACACTGATTCCATTCCCAAggacaaatcatcatcataaaaatGTCATATAGCAAGgacaaatgttatatttttttaatcagaaAATAAGCACCACATCatcataaaaaaagaaaatgaggtgaatgagaaaattaaaagtgattagTAATTGTAAATTATTTGTGACAAACAATGGGTGTCTAAATAGCAATTAATATGAACCTACATATATGAAAGCAAGCCCAAGCCCAATAGAATAGAATCCAGTTAGTTATAAAACCCTAAATTCTTGATATAACCttcctctctttctctctccagtTTTGAAGTTCTGTGGCAGACACAACTTGGAGTAGCTCTTCGCCGCACTCAACTGCCCCAACCTTGCCGGAAAACGCCACCGGAATTCGATTTCTTCCACCAGAAAATAACGAAGTCCTTCCAGGTACcactttttcttaattttcGGTTTTTACTTCCCCTCTCCCGAAGATGCGATTCCACCCCCAATTACGTCGCATGCCAAAGCTGCGCGATTGATGAGGCATATGAATATGATAATTAtgattgtttttgaaaatttgcatACCACCTGTTTGATGAAAAGCCCTAACCAATTAATTACGAATGCTTTGAATTTCAAccttgtttgttttaatttttatgttcattttgTTCTGAATTTTATGTTAGCTTGGATGCATACATCACCCTTATATTGTGAAGAATTTCAATATGCGAGTTTCTTTGAGTTTCCAAGTGCGTGTATCATGTTATTTTCCTATATAATTTGTAACCTAGTTCGCGAGTTTCTGATTAAAGAGGCTCTTTTGGTTCCTGAATgtgttaaaattataaaagcATCCCTGAatgcatatttgatttgatggaCTAAACTAATGGAAAACACATTCAAGAGCACTGAAGAGAGTGGCTGATTTGATACTGAAATAATAGAGGTGAAAATGTTTCAAAAATTATGAATGGGATGAAGTGTATTATTTGGTACGTTGGCATAAGATTTAAATTATTGAACTTTGCAATGTGTTACATATCCGAGGTGTTAGGATCAACATGCTAGTAGTAGTAGGAATGTTTGTTTACTATAACCATACAATGTTCCATGAACTTCTTTGTTGATATCTagaactatttaggtagtaggTTTTGCTTAttaaatttgcattttttatgttgcatctcttatgtttttttaatcaactCTTTTCGTGTTCTTTAAACAGTTGCACAATGGCATCATCTTCAATGGAAGTTGACAATGTCCTATCTGAACAAAAAGTTTTGCCTCCAAAGCCAAAGTTTGAGCCTCTGAAACCTCATGAGATGCCTGGTGCTGCGGTTCAGTTTCGCAAGGTATCGGTTCCACCACATCGTTATACACCTCTCAAGAAAGTTTGGATGGACATCTACACTCCTGTATTTGAGCAGATGAAAATTGACATCCGAATGAATTTGAAGGGTCGAAAAGTTGAGCTGAAGACAAGGCACGATACACCTGACATCAGTAACCTGCAAAAATGTGCTGATTTTGTCCATGCTTTCATGTTGGGTTTTGATGTCATTGATGCTATTGCTATTCTGCGTCTGGATGAGCTCTATGTTGAGTCCTTTGAGATTAAGGATGTTAAGACACTTCGAGGTGATCACTTGTCCCGTGCTATTGGAAGATTATCTGGAAAAGGTGGTAAAACCAAGTTTACAATTGAGAATGCATCGAAGACTAGAATTGTGATTGCTGACACCAAAATTCACATTCTGGGATCTTTTGCAAACATCAAGATTGCTAGGGATTCTCTTTGTTACCTAATTATGGGATCACCCGCAGGAAAGGTATATTCCAAGTTGAGAGCCGTTACTTCTAGGATGGCAGAAAGGTTTTAATCTTATAGTGAAGAGTTATAAAATAGTTATTTATGAATGCTTGATGATGGATGGATTGTTAAAgaaatatcaaattttggttttcCTTGTCTTTGTAATGAAAGAATTactgtttcttttttgttttgaacttCAGTATTAGTAGTTTATTGTTATcttcaaaatcaatcaattgCAAAAGTCTGTATTCTGGACCAAAACAACAATATATATCTTGGTGCTATGGATTTGAGCTCTGGTGACTTAAATAGTAACATGGTGTTATTAGTTGTgttgatttatgtttatatttttttaatgaaaaatgtcATGATCATTTGAGAattgaataataaattattatttttttcaataaatacgGTAAAGATATATTGACCATGCCATCAACCAAATATTAAGTGTGTCTTGTGAAAAACGTTGATGCATTTGaaagggaaaataaaaatttgattgtgCCTAAAATCTCTCGAAACTATCCTAGAAGTCTTGGCAAGAAAACGTTGATTGCAGGTGGAATGAAAATTGGCTGATTGTTGGTGCTAGCCTTTCTTCTCCTACGGATATGCACATTTGCTTAAATTATGTGTGTCCAGTTTTCTTAACTTTTTCTAAATCTTGGAATTTTGTTTGCTTCACTCCGTTTTTTGACAACGTTTTGTAAGTAAAAATTTCTAGGTGTTTCTCTTTGAATCAGTAAGCAGCATATGATGGTTTCGAAGCTGGATAAAACTGAGGTTTATTTGGTGAAAAGTGTTGATTGTTTCTATATGACAAATGTGTTGTTACTAGCATAACACACAGGTAGTGTAACAATGATTCCTCCTTTTCAAATATCCGAAATTGTGTTGCGCTGAAAATTTTGTATAATAGATCAATTTGGGAGCTTTGTTCTTGTACACGGATGGAATGAATAAGTGTcgtcgtgagcttagctcagtttggaggaacaattcataatatatgcaaggtctgaggtttgaaccccgaccaccactGAAAAAAGATGGAATGGATAAGTCTTATTTGTGTTGGATGATGAAGGTGAAGCGTGTGGTTTGTTAGCAACAATCAAATGGTCTTTATGATCTTTATATAGAGATTGTTGATTTCAAATTGGACTCTAAAGAGTTGTTGACAAATTCAatgaatatttataattttgagttttttttttttttttagaaagacgaaatggcaaagccattataaactcacacacacaagtggaggtaccgaaGTTCGAACCCtagtcatggcatccggcctaacaatttcggcattttgtcagttgagttaggacttctaGATATAATTTTGAGTATTTTATTAAGaagaataagttttttttctttttccctcaaaaaaaaaaaaattcttaaaaatcaaTATAGTAACTTGCACTTTAGCAATGGTAACCACATCCTTTTCCGTATCTATATTTTCCTTGATGTATCTATTtgtattcaaaatattataattaattttatagaataATCTGAATTTACTCCTGGaagataaaatcaataaaacaaaaacttttttcaaaaaaaaataaaataaaacaaaaactaacgttaaatataataataattctgaCCATCAATTAAGTGTTTAGATCTTTctgaaaagaattttttatccAATATAAATCTAACTTTTAAACTAAGATTTGGAGCATCCAATTCTTAGTTTGGGAAATGTATTTAGAGCTTCTATGGAGCGAACAATTTTAGCTTCAAATTTACTGCTCAGCTTTACGTAAATTTTGCCATACATAAAAACACTTGAGATTCAactttaaatcaaaatcaatacacTTAATATCAACTtttcaaataaagaaaaaatacttaaaatcaACTTTAGCTAAGGTAGAACAAACACTTCAAAGATTAAAAACTAATTCTTATGATCATAAACAGACCCAAATTAGATTAAATCAAAAATACATTTTCTTAAACAACAGCTACAATTCTGAGTCACTTCCATTGAAGTGGAGATGTTTGTCAGTAACTGAAAATCTCATGCCAACATAGCTTTTTTTGTTACCAACTTAATCGAATATTAAGCCGCTTAAATAAGCATTGAGTTGAGAAACAATAAATTAGCCATCAATCAAATAGAAAAATTCCTTGCAGTATGAACAGTTGAGACTGTAAATgtcatcaattcatcaaatcAGGTCTATAACTTGTTTTTtacaatttgaaatgaaattggaaaaaaatgaaaatcaactaaaataaattaatcctttctttgaaatatgaaatgttCTTTTCATCACCCAAAAAGAAACCCAGCTGCTTGTTCCTCATTG
It encodes:
- the LOC11444321 gene encoding RNA-binding protein pno1 isoform X1, producing the protein MNGMKCIICCTMASSSMEVDNVLSEQKVLPPKPKFEPLKPHEMPGAAVQFRKVSVPPHRYTPLKKVWMDIYTPVFEQMKIDIRMNLKGRKVELKTRHDTPDISNLQKCADFVHAFMLGFDVIDAIAILRLDELYVESFEIKDVKTLRGDHLSRAIGRLSGKGGKTKFTIENASKTRIVIADTKIHILGSFANIKIARDSLCYLIMGSPAGKVYSKLRAVTSRMAERF
- the LOC11444321 gene encoding RNA-binding protein pno1 isoform X2 translates to MASSSMEVDNVLSEQKVLPPKPKFEPLKPHEMPGAAVQFRKVSVPPHRYTPLKKVWMDIYTPVFEQMKIDIRMNLKGRKVELKTRHDTPDISNLQKCADFVHAFMLGFDVIDAIAILRLDELYVESFEIKDVKTLRGDHLSRAIGRLSGKGGKTKFTIENASKTRIVIADTKIHILGSFANIKIARDSLCYLIMGSPAGKVYSKLRAVTSRMAERF